Proteins found in one Triticum urartu cultivar G1812 chromosome 4, Tu2.1, whole genome shotgun sequence genomic segment:
- the LOC125553031 gene encoding B3 domain-containing protein Os06g0194400-like, whose protein sequence is MAESNSYEEQRRRQMEENRRKLEELRLHHLSAAVREAAARPKPNPKPRPKRKAPEPGEIRRSGRVAGLPEQPSYLEGAGQRDYRGVYEAYAVWKGPTEEERAGAIAKAEELQRRIHRIRCPAFVKPMTHNCASKAAEMKIPKHFSEYLPAHDEGVVLVDKADDEFHMMYNAHRQGRHYYFHKGWRGFAANHDLAVGDCLVFHMTERAKFKVYIFRANPDYESDQTSDDSEDEE, encoded by the exons ATGGCGGAATCCAACTCGTACGAGGAGCAGCGCCGGAGGCAGATGGAGGAGAACCGCCGGAAGCTGGAGGAGCTCCGCCTGCACCATCTCTCCGCCGCCGTCCGCGAGGCCGCCGCCAGGCCCAAGCCCAACCCCAAGCCCAGGCCG AAGCGCAAGGCCCCGGAGCCCGGCGAGATCCGGCGGTCCGGCCGCGTCGCCGGCCTCCCGGAGCAGCCCAGCTACCTCGAGGGCGCAGGGCAGCGCGACTACCGTGGAGTGTACGAGGCATACGCTGTTTGGAAAGGACCGACCGAGGAGGAGAGAGCCGGCGCCATCGCCAAGGCGGAGGAGCTCCAGCGCCGGATCCACCGCATCCGCTGCCCCGCCTTCGTCAAGCCCATGACCCACAACTGCGCCAGCAAGGCAGCCGAGATG AAAATCCCCAAGCACTTCAGTGAATATCTCCCGGCGCACGATGAGGGAGTCGTCTTGGTGGACAAGGCGGATGACGAGTTCCACATGATGTACAATGCCCACAGACAGGGCAGACACTACTATTTCCACAAGGGGTGGAGAGGATTTGCCGCCAACCATGACCTTGCCGTTGGCGATTGCTTGGTTTTCCACATGACAGAGAGGGCAAAGTTCAAG GTCTACATTTTTAGAGCAAACCCAGACTATGAAAGCGACCAAACTTCTGATGACTCTGAGGATGAAGAGTAA